Within Telopea speciosissima isolate NSW1024214 ecotype Mountain lineage chromosome 8, Tspe_v1, whole genome shotgun sequence, the genomic segment CCACCAAATTCTTTTGGGTTCAAGAGAACCCGTTGGGCCTGGAATTTAGACCCCCTCCCAGTGGGCCGGCCCATAAGAGAATAAGAAGTAGAATTTAATTGACCCATACCTCTTCCAGAAGATCCTTGGGTGGCCCGGATATCAGCAGCTTGCTTTTTCAATCTTTCAAAATTGGCTGAAGGCTTAGAAGGTAATATCCCTTTCTCCCTCATAATCCGATCTTCATCCATGATCTTGTCAGCTTCCAAAACTGCCACATTCATATCTACCACCAGATTAGGATCAGACATCTTCAACAAATTAATGGAATCCACCTCAGCATATCTTTTGGTGACATTCAGTTCAAGTGTATTTCCCCTTCCCAAGGAAGCTGCTCCATTATTCTTGCTAAGACCgggatttgaaaattcattCAAATTGGAAGGAATCTCTCCCAAATCTTCCCCACTAAATCTGCTCTCCTTCTCTAGACAATCTTCAACTAAAGAAATATTTGCTTTTCCAAAATTAGAAGAAGTCTCCAACGGCTGCTCTAGTTGGACAGATTTTAAAATCGGATTGCCTTCAAGATTCTCACCACCGAATTTGCCATCCTTCCAAAATTTCTGCCCATTTAAATCCACCCTTTTCTCTCCTAAGCTGGGGAGAATCTTCAACGGTTGGACAGAGATTTCTCCCTCCTCTTTGTCCACCTCATCAAATAACTCATTCCCTAAAAAGGATTGCACAAGAATTCGGGTCCAACATCATATCTTCTGGGTCATACCTCACCTCCTCCGTTAGATTCTCCAACAAAGCAAAAGCATTAGATTGGGAAATTTCTGaatctttatttctttccaCAAGAGAAGACCCAGCTATACTGGAaatcttctttcccaaattgGCAACTTGCTCTAAGGACCGACGatcttctttccctttattcATGCGAGAATTAAAGGAAacagaatttgaatttgaatttgaaaccaCCGGTTGCCAATCTCCAATTCTGGCCAAAGCACCACCACCATTTCTGGCCAAGGCTGCAGTGAAGAACTGCTTGTGAGGTTTCCAACAGTCAGAAGGAAGGATATGGGGAgctaatatggttgtggaacaacCTGTATCAAAGTAACCAATAACTTTGATAGGACGGTCCCATGTGGTAGGAGATATGGAGAGGCTAGCTTGAGGAAGTGGAGTTTTGGTAATAGCAAAAGCTGGTGACTTAGAAGGGTTAGGAGGGGACAAAGGAGAGGctatcgggtagatggggtcaaatccatcggactcggagtcgggtgaggaagaggtatccaaggcttcttcttcttcattttggaGGACAAATAGTAGGTCCGGGGAGAAGTCATCATCTACAGAGTAGAGGGACTCAATATCTGCATCTGGATCATCATCGATGGAAAAGGGGGCAAGCATATGCATTAGTTTGGCCTGCTTAGTTTTGTCAGGGCAATTTCGAGCAAAGTGGCCAATTTTTCCACACGCAAAACATTTGGTGGATGTCTTTTGCCaaaatttctttcgtttgaAGAACTTATAGGGCTGCTGCTGAGACCTATGCTTGCGTTTGAACCGATGAGATCTGTGCATTCCATTTTTCTTGGAAAACCTTTCTGGGCGAGAATTGATCTTGAAGTGGGACTTCTTTTTGGACGGACAAGAACAGTCTTTgtctttgcacttgatcttAAGATGAGACGTGTCACACTCATCAGTGAGTCTATGCGTGGTCTTTTCCCATTGTTTGAAGAATACTTGCTGATCACATAACTTCTGCAGAGCACTAAGGATTTCTTGGTAGAGACGACCGATAGGAGCTTGATCAATTTGGAGACCAAAATGGTGCAATGATTTTAGGGCTTCTTTGCCCAAAGGTTCAGGGAAAGAATTGAGGAACACTTGCTTCATATTTGGGTCATCCAATCCTCCAAGGATGTAAAATTGGTCCAACATCCGTGTATAGTGCTTAGCAAGATCAttcttctgaaaagagcaacacttcatctggaagtactcTTCTCGGGCTTTGAGTCTGTTGTTCTCAATGggtccaatcatctcattgtacaaTTGTGCGATGAAGACAACAATAGGAATCTGAGTCCATTGGAGTTGGtgataaccaccaagggccataaaccattctctgagggttccatgggtacgGGCCAAGAACTTGGTGATAACAGTACCATCTGTAGCACCAGCAACTAACATTTCTGCAGTGAGCCAAGCATGAAACTCCGAAATCCGCTCAGGCCATTTATGAAAAGGGAGACCATCAAAGGCGAATAACTGCTACGGGTCCTGATTGGTAAAGGGACTGGGATTCGGTGCCTGAGGGGGGATATGAGGAGCTGCAGGGGCGGCTCTGGGCTGGTGCTGCTGTGGGGCAGTATCAACCTCACTGTCGCTGCTGTAGATAATGGGTTCAGTTGGAGCCTGAGAGGCATCTGGCACCGGGGGATGAGTTTGGTAAGCAGGTAGGGGACTCTGGGTAGTGGACGAGTCTGTGTCTGAGAAGGAGGTGACAGAGGCAACTTTGGCTATGGACAAAACCGGTATGATCTTGGGTGGAGTCAAAGTCAACTGAGTGAGAAATGTACTGAGGGTGTTACTCTCTGGGAGAGGAATAACAGGACAAGCTGAATCAGGGATATCGGGTTTTGATCTGGGAGGAACCCAAGGAACAAAACCAGGGGGTCCTGGATGTTGGTCAGGTAAAGGCTGGAAAGTAGGTTGAACCATGGGTTTTTGCAGGGAAATAGGAGTAGGCTGGAAAACAGGTTGAGAAGAGACAGGGTAAGATGTATGGGATCGCTTTGGTTTCGGGGTTCTGGCTTTGAGAGAAGCTAGATGTCTCTGTTGGTCCTGTAACTCCTTAAACATAGCAGTGGGAAAACTATGTGGAGCGGCATACTCATGGTAAGATGGGGTTGTGAATGaatcagggaagagagaagggctGGATGGGAATGGTTGAGTTTGAGCCATCCTGAGCTGTTCTTCcaacaatttcttttctttttctcggccaaaaatgagaaaggaggcataAGAGGAATCTTTCACCGTCATAGCTATAGTCATCAGCTCCTAATGGAGAGATTTAATCCGTGTTTTGAGGTAACGGATGTCGGATTCATTCTGCCGGAGTGCAAGAGTATGATGCTCTTGGTAGGAAAGAAGCTTGTTCAGGTACTGGTTCTGGACCAAAGCATTTTCTGCTTGCCAGTTAAGCTGTGCTTCAACTGTGGAATTGGTAGCCATCTGTCCCATGTTGTCAAGGACATTGGGAGGAGTGGCTTTCCATTTGTGGCGGCGACGATCAGCATCTTCATAGTCAGCAGTAGGAGGGAAATTTCTGCTGATTCCTTCTGAACTGGAAGCCATAAAACAGGGAATAGGGTGCTGAACTTGAGTCTGCCACAACATCAACGGGGGATCCGTTGGAGGGGAAGGCGGAGCCGGAGGTAACTCTGGTTTACAGTAAGGCGTGACTGGTGGAGGAGATGGAGCCGGTGGCGGAGAACAGCAACCCAAAGAACAGGGTTTGTGGTTGCCATAGTCCACTATAAATTGGTATCTGCCACGATCTTCTCCAAGTGGTCCGACATTTGGACAGCCGGCTTGGTAGCGGAGCCATAGAGAATCTGGCTGgcgctttttcttctttggctttggaggtggaggaggtggaggatcttCTTCGAGATCATCGACGTCATCCATCCAGGCTGGAAATGCCATAGGGATCATAGGGCACATGTCCGCAGGCTTCGGATATGTGACAAGTGTGCGGCCATCTTCAAGAGGCTTATAGACAGGATTTGTAGCCGTCAGAGGTGCAGTAGCAGCTGGGATGTTATGAGTAGACTCGTAAGCCGTGATCCATGACTCAGGAATGAGTTTGAGCAGGGCTGCTCTGTCGATTTGGCGAGGGACATAAGTGATAGTAGGGATTCGGTCCTCTCCAATCTGAACGAACAGGGCTGCATCATTACTGGAGAATCCAGTATTAAGGTTCATGGCATGATTTTGGAGTCTGTAGCAGACCTGGTAGTGAAGAGTGGCTGCTATTGCTGTCTCTTTCTGAGGCGCACCTGTCAATTGTATCAGAAACTGCCAAGCATCAGGCAGGTTCAGATCTTGCAGTGAGATGTTGTAGTTGGGATACACCGTGTAGAAAACAGTGCCATCGTTCAGGGTGGTCTGAAAGTCCGTAATAGTTGCATGCGGGAAATTCTTGAACCTGGTGTCCAGAAGATTTAGGCGCATGGCTACTGGGAGACCCTTACGACCGTGGAAGGTAACGGCTATTTTGACTGCACCAAGATGGAGATGGGTGTAACCTAACTGGATCCATTGCCGGATCAGCTCAGAACTGATGTTCACAGGGAAATATTGCTCTTTGCCACTAGCAGTGATCTGATTTTGGGAAAAAGGAGGAGCCTGGACATATTCCTTTAGACCCTGAGTCTTTTTAGGAGATATGATTGTCCGGATCTTCCTGGTGACCGAGGTAGAAGATTGGGGGAAAACATCataagggtttatgatgggGAAGTTGGCTGGATGTATTTGTTGTTCAGCCGGGGTATAATTCAGTTCATATAAGTAGTCTACCTTAGGGGCATGGGAAGATTTAAGTGTCACTGGAGCAGAAGGAGGTTGTAAACTCATGATAGGAGGTAAGAGGGATGTCTTCCGTCCTTCAGAGATGCACCGAACACCTATCTGTCATGGGATGGGAATAGTAAGCACAGTGTATGGTGAATAGTGTCCTTTTCTGACCAGACCGGAGGTAACCCGAGTGTGCCGGGATTTAGAGCAATCTCTATCTGCAGACCCACACCTTACTCAAGGGATGTTACCAACCTAGTCGGAGAAGACCACCGTACACCACACACACCTATTTTtgatgcagaggatccgtcaaagacggcaactgcagagcatacttaggctGCATAAAGGGATACCATCATCATCACAGATAAGGGGCAAGGAGCAGAGCTCCGTTGAACAGAAGGCAAAGGGATTACTcacaaggctctgataccaagtacAGAGTCGCGCCTACGCACCTGAGAAAACGCGTCTACCAGGGGAAGGGTGGCAACTCTATATTAGCTAGAGTATATAGCCTCGCtgagcgatgtgggactaaagcttAAGTCGCATCTGAATGCCCAAACAGCCTACAATGCTTACATAATGGTGGTTTCCAGTCATAGACCACcctttgatgaaaagaaaggcCATCATCTCCATAGATTGGAATAGAGGAAGGTAGGTCAGAATTTGCAGACACCTCCACACACAGCTGAGCATAGGACAATCGCTCCATGGACCTTGTCATCTTGTCGGTGACAATCGGCTTCCCAATCACACTCCCAATCGAACTAAGAGCTTCACCCGACCAAAAGTGAAAAGGAAGATTGGGAAGAGAAACCCAAACTAGTACAGAACATAAATTTACCCTTTCCATGCAAGCATCCGGGCTCCATGGATGAAGAATCATCGGCCTCCTTTGGACATACCAaggccccccttcaagaactttgatcttttcatcttcaagattagATCTGAAAATCAAAATCCCACTGTCCATCAAATTCACATCAACATGGCCCGACACCTTCCGTTGCTTCAATAACATCTCTCGGGCAAAGTTGAAGCTAGGCCTGCCACCAATAAAATGACCCATAAGGGTATTCTTCCATTTTTCCAGGCCATTCTTAATCATAGAAGATGGGCATTTAGCAGCTAAAGCCCCATCAATCTTCACAGGTTCAACAAAAGAAAGTTGCAGCCCATCACCACAcatcgaagaagaagatgaaaataaggTTGACCAGGGAACCCCAAGACTCTTCTTAATCATTCCTCCAAAACCATTTACAACACCACCTTTAGGTTGTGGAAGGTCTCCCATAGCAGCTCCTTCCAAAACCAAATCACCCAAACCTTGAGTATCCTCCACCAAAAGGGTTCTCTCTTCAACTGTAGCCTTCAAAGAAGAAGTTGCAGCAGATGCAACACCACCACTAGAAGGGGcccctgtatatatataaatatgtatgtattttaGTCTTCcagcttttgtcagctttgtttctctttgtgggttgtatctgggtgggaatgttttaGAACACTTCATATATAAACATATCACCTCATTCCTGTAATGCTATGCTTCCTCTttgattattataattgtagtttatctgcagcactctgatcttacctatagTAATGTGataaatgtgggaccgtgaatgtaataactgcttctagatccgtgggatttggcggattgccgttatgcaattcgggtcacctacctaatcctcccagggggtgatttggggtgtgacagagcttggtatcagagtgtgaggCTCTTCTGACATTCACGGAGTGccgattagggttaataagctaccaacattaaaacgagtaataattaaaagctataggggaggtagatgcaattaaatagaagatgcataatttccattaaatttaaagacaactgtggctgagccactacataagcttgATTGAAAGTATTACTTCGAATGTTCACCTAAgctgaaggaaaaaaaaaactacatacatctcgaacaagaaaaaaaaagtacataagctaaaaagaaaagatatgtCTGAACCACGTATCACTGAGTCAGAAGCTGGCTGAAAAAAAGTACTCTGACGGAGGAAAGTCACCCGATGGAGGTTGTGACTGGCGCGAGTCAACATGGTAGAACCTATCCAAGAAGTCCAGGCGCTGCTTTACGGACACTACTTTGCTCTCCAATGATGTGAAGCctcgatccatcctagtcgacatatcagtgagctgagtgctgagaccctgaaaatgtgacatcatctgtgcccactcAGATGACCCTGGCACCCATGAGCTAGAAGCACCCGTAGCTCCATAAGTAGGTAAATCTGTGAACTGTGCACCAATGCCCTCAAAGCCGCCTTGCCCCtcaccctgaatgtctccctggatgtcaccctgctcatcaccaccctgcacCTCATCATGCTCCACATCCTGCTAATCACCTGGCATCCCcatctcctcatcctctggtggatcaccccctggcaccttcatcttcagtattgagGTCTTATCAATGGGCCTGGATCAATCCTTCTCCATATACTCAcccgccaaaggaacctcaaaatgccaaaagactaaggtaaggaacttcccaaatggaaggttcccatcagatgggttctgtgcatgatatagcataacctggagtaataggtatgggaggtttatgactggaccccctctGCCTGCTCCCAATAGGCAGTATGTGATATacgctctcatcatagaaatgctacccctgttactgcccttggggtagatgttgtaggttacacacctactaatgactcgggcactgggcttgtaggaagcctctgacttgggtgtgctctcagacccactcaatgccttgaagacccttctcctggtctccaatgaaaacatctctgaaatgTCAACCCGGAGtttgtaatagcacctctcTCCAGTGTTGGGTAGCCCCAgaatccctgctagtgaggcagtggtcaacctgatatccactcccttcaccctactctccaaccCGAACTCttatgccccagatggcaccaagttgtaGTAGAAAtactgaaccaagttgggataacaaggttcagtaggagtcaacataggggtccaacccaaggtgttgaacctagtaaagagactgtattgatggaagtcatccacctggaccacccgaccattgactatcttaagggacttaaacttgtcccaatccttaaAATGCACATACCTAGAGTAGAGGAATCGGTCAAACTTGGGCTCCTCCGAAGAtgaatcgtccctaggtgaagagtGAGGCACCttagatgatgatgaagaagaatgatCGCTCTCAACCCATAAcctcttctgggctaccgatttcctagccgtgcgatgacttgtagacattgggctacaaaaagagaaaaaaaaaagttagggttatgggaaaataggtaaaaccctagctaaaacaagaataaactaagaaaagatctaatgtggagaaaatgattaagaaatcttaccttgGCTCGTGTGGATTCGCGAAAGACATGAAGAAATGTGAGGACTTGGTGTGgaaatagtcacactaccctccaaagagctttcctaggtgtttagagaagtttaggaaAAGGATGGTACAAAATGGGCCCCTCTTGGACTCATATACCTGTGccccaattctctgggcgatgcatccaacgcccagagacatcgcccaatgattatatttttgctgattttgtgTTTTGACACATAGGAACTTGGATAttacctaaaataaccctaataaacatgaaaataaaaacttttataaaataatcaaaaaaatatatatatatatatatatatatatatatataataatataaaataaaataattcacttATTGCTTAATAACCCATATAGGGGAAAATAGCCATCACTTGGGAGGTTCTAGTACAAGACACATAGgaatttgaaaatttcttttataCCTAAATATTTAATGATAGATAAATACATATATGCCTATAAGAAACAATTTGTATGTgaataattaatattatgtgcttgatactgtgatgtacaaactgagtggagtgatgctatgcaaaaccaaacataggtatgtaggtatgttATTTATGACGTGTAgggagcatagatcttaccctatccaaagactaggtcagccaagaataggatctagTAGGTTATCTCACCAATTAAAActctttagacgctaaggtacctcgagcaaACCCAATTATATTCTCATTATTTATAGTCATCTGAATTttagtagacatgtacttaattcctttaattaagtataacctgatgcttagaaccattttctatgacaggacccattacctcagccaaggctggagaccccagcatcatgatctatattagacaactacgagagagactgagacggatatgactagtactaccccaagccaagaaccggttggacttttatctagcccttgctgccattagtggactaGGGGGAGCAAGACTTTtatatgtccttagctgaagaagtaagagccgacatagagtacctacttgtgatggagtttgtgactggaaggaagctggaattgattgcctgttagaccaggtaaataattagaagtcttttacttaaaaatttgaagacTCTCATAAAGTGTTATGCATAGCAcatcattacataaaatgtttaagaaaaagaaacacctcataataaacaaagatgacatatttaacaatccaccttactggtgcgactcatgaagatcactggaactatggactaggtttgtacctgcactaactaAGAAATAATTATTGACCCCAAAGAGCAATAATGGAATATTAAACATGCCCCTCCTTTCAGAGAAGCAAcgatggtcaacacaagaagaagttcacgTGGTGGTCGTAAAAGAAAACAACCTTGTGTTATACtagaggttgaattgccaaatgggactaaagctcaaaattctgaagcatcggctactTCGTCAGAAGCACTAGTGGCTGCGcaagccactgctgcggcacctcagccaaatgtggtagCCGGTGATGTAAcagcattcatgaccactatgatgcagaccatgcaacaacaacaaaaatttcTTGGTCAGATGcccacacagtttgcaaccatgatgcatgagcgtgtggcgccaccaccaccacccaattggcccgtactatttccaccacctgtacctcagCACCTAGTGGAGAACTCTACCACCaaagttatggagagattcaagagactccaaccgcctgcgttttccaaaataaccttTGAGACAATACAGCCGAAACGGTGGATTAGTGaactagagaaggcatttgaagtacttgagtacATGGACGCatagaagctgatatgtgcgggttattagttatagaatgaagccgaagcttggtggaaaactactaagcctaacttggaagctactcacccgaatcccacatgggagcaatttaaagaagttttcttcaagaactacttcccagagagtttcaagggtaggaaagaagctgagttcaccgcactggtgcaagggaccaagtcagtgttggattaccaacagcagtttgaagacctattccattttgctccagagcacttgaaaggggaagttagtaaggcgaagaaattcgagaaaggactcaagactgagatcggatcagtattgtcaatcatggacatccgggattatgctcagatggctGACAAGGCAAAGacgatggaagatagatttaaagaaaaagagaaagagaaggctacgacgtCACCTGGGttaaacaaaaggccaaataattttcaaacttttgggtggccaaataaagtttatcgaggaacaagttcaagccctagtTCAACttcgtatcgtaggccgaacgtgggtcagaaccctttttgcCCCACTTTCAATGGACCTGCTTAATCGACTACAAGTcaagcaacaacagcagcttcgctaGCCCGACCAGCTACCAGTCAAGTGatccaagcctcaacacctgctgttccaccctataagtgctatgtgtgcagtaagtaagggcacatggctagagattgtagatcacgtgggtatagcaacaactcgccgaactagccctacgctagaccattCCAGCCATGGGATAATCGGACACGAGGAAAGATGTTCAcaatgacaaatgaagaagctgaggcaaaccccgatgtattgacaggtacgtttgctgaacactactaaattataggggaTAACTGGTTTACcttatgtaacctaaattacatacaaaccctaggtaccctgaatgtctcaaccatacctgcacgagtattattcgactcgggcgcatcccactctttcgtttctaccacttttgcgagtaggatgaaagatcaaccgagagacatcaggCATGAACTAGTAGCAGCACACCAATGGGCagtgtcatgagtttgaaggaggtctacgacccttgctagattgagatttatgggaagaatctaaccgcacggttGGTAAAGTtggatatgaaggattttgacgtgatactaggaaTGGATTGGTTATTTGCCTATGGttcaaacgtcttgtgtgcggagaagaagatagtgtttaaaatggatgatgggtcactcctcacctatcaaagtgaaccaagaaggaaacccagaaggataaccttatcagccctccaggcgcaaaaattgttagacgaaggatgtcaaggctttttggctactgtgatagacacgaaggcaaagataaaacccttggaagaactggatgtcgtcagagaatttcctgatgtttttccagaagatttgaCACAGCTACCTCCTAACTGCGACATAGAGTTtgtgattgatctaattcctggtgcagcaccggtatccaaggcatcgtatcggatggcgccaattGAACTAAAGGACTTACAGGTTCAACTttaagacctgctgaagaaggaatttatacgacccagcgtatcacctTAGGGAGCACtcgtgctgtttgttaagaagaaggatggtagtatgcggctgtgtatcgattACCGTGAGCTGAATAAGCAGACTATCAAGAATCAATATCCGTTGCCGTGCATCGATGACCTAATTGATCAGTTACAACGAGTAAGAagtttctccaaaattgatcttaggtcaggataccatcaattgaagatcaaaagcggcgatattcacaaaatggtgtttcgaactcgatacagacattatgaattcctggttttgtcattcggattaaccaacgccccagcagtgttcatggacatgatgaacagagtattccatgacatattggataagttcatcattgtgtttattgacgacattctggtgtactctaagaatgaggaagaacacactcgacaccttacttttatgttgcagcggttgcgggagcaccaactttatgccaagtttagtaaatgtgaattttggcttcaccagattggattcttaggACACATCATCACTGAGGACGACATCAAAGCAGACCtaggaaaggtgaaagcggttctcgaatgggagactccgaagaatgccattgagatttgaagtttcttaggattggccgggtattaccgccgatttattgagaatttctcgtgcATTTTGCCACCCATgaaaaaacttacaaagaagggaggcAAATTTGAATGTAATGAAGCAtacgagaaaagttttcaggaattgagaaaccgattggtaacagctccagtcttgaccattccggacggcaccagaggaatggtagtatatactaactcatccaggacaggattgggtggcgtcttgatgcagaaaggtaaagtagtcgcctacgcctccagacaattaaaggaacatgCAAAGAACTActccactcatgacttagagctGGCAGCagtagtcttcgcgttaaagatatggtggcattacctatacgttgaaaagagtgaaatcttcagggatcataaaagtctgaagtatttcttcacccagaaggagctgaacatgaggcagaggtggtggttagaactggtgaaagattatgactgtgaaatatAGTACCAcactggtaaggccaacgttgttgctgatgcattaagcaaaaaatctcagactgcatcactcgcttccttggtcgtaagcgaacaattggtagaagaagctcgaaagtttgatctggaactcgtgatcaaaggaacggctatacaattagcagctatggatctacagttgtcgatacgagaagaggtaattacgaagcaaccattggaccccgggctggccaagatcatttgggaagtacaacaaggagtccataaggacccagatttttctttggcccataatggtgcactgaagtttcgagacagattgtgcgtgcctgatgattatgatgtccaagaccgaatccttaaagaggcacacaactcaccctatacaattcaccctgAAAGTATGAAGATgtataaggatttgaagaagtattactggtggatgggaatgaaagagaccatagctatatacatgtccaagtgcctcacctgtcaatagataaaagcagagagacaccgactgtGTGGATTactgcagccacttcccatacctgaatggaagtgggaaaggatcac encodes:
- the LOC122672284 gene encoding vegetative cell wall protein gp1-like produces the protein MTVKDSSYASFLIFGREKEKKLLEEQLRMAQTQPFPSSPSLFPDSFTTPSYHEYAAPHSFPTAMFKELQDQQRHLASLKARTPKPKRSHTSYPVSSQPVFQPTPISLQKPMVQPTFQPLPDQHPGPPGFVPWVPPRSKPDIPDSACPVIPLPESNTLSTFLTQLTLTPPKIIPVLSIAKVASVTSFSDTDSSTTQSPLPAYQTHPPVPDASQAPTEPIIYSSDSEVDTAPQQHQPRAAPAAPHIPPQAPNPSPFTNQDP